In Thermococcus sp., the genomic window GTGATAGATTATCACGAAGTCCACGAGGGCCGGATGGTCGTAGACTATCTCCATCACCTGATCGATATGGAGCTTGGCTCCCGCGAGTGTTACCACGTCCTTGATGCGGATTATGTTCCTGACCTCTCCGTTCTCTATCCTTGCGAGGTCGCCTATGTCGTAGTTGAAGAGGGGTAGGCCAGTTAGCTCGCCTTCCCTCATGACCTTGGTTATGTAGATGCGCTTGTAGTCGTCGTAGCCGTCTCCGTTGTCCTTGAGGATGACTATGGACTCCTCGAAGTTGAACTTCGTGGCCTTCTTCCTCGTGATGACGCGGTAGCCCGTGATAGCGTCCTCGGTCGAGCCGAAGTTATCGATTATTACGGCGTTCTCAAACAGCTCAAGCGTCGCCCTCGCGAGCTCGGGGGTTAGGGTTTCGCCTCCGACCACTATGGTCTGTATGTCCTTCTTTATGGACTCCGGGAGGACGAGACCGAGGTTGTAGGCAGTTGCCGTCAGGCAGAAGAGTGCGGTGGGCTTGATGTAGTTGAGCTCCTTGAGGAGCATCTCTTTGTCAAGCAGGTACTGGATGGGGATCTGATAGTAGGCGGACTTCGCGTTGAGCGCTTCAAAGCTCCCAAAGGCGAACATTCCTGATGAAGACGGCAGTGGTGGGAAGAACGAGGCAATTCTGTCCCCTTTATCCATGTACTCCCTGATCCAAGGCTCTACCTGGCGGGCTGTTCGGAAGCGGTCGTCCCTGGTGTAGGCTATTCTCTTGGGCTTTCCGGTCGTTCCGCTCGTTCTCATCACGGTGTGGAATACCTGGGCCCTCTGGATGTAATCGGGCCACACCCTGCCAACATCGTAGAGATCATGGGGCGTTATCGTTACCCTATCGGTAAGATCAGCAAGGTCATTGGGGGTTATCCCATCCGGATCGACTCCGGAGAACTTCTCCTGCCAGAATCTGGTCGTTTCCAGGCTCTTGCTGAGGGTATATCTAAAATCTTCAATACCCTCCTTGTCGGTTCTTCCAACAATCAGGGTCACGGGCGCTCACCGAACTAGTAAATCGAGCTAATAGTATATAATTGTTGGGGTTTGTCCAACCATTTTTGGATGGATTGCAATAGGAAAGGTTTTTATACCGTCCCAGTTAAATTAACCCCATGAACTATGGAGAAATGTTGGATAAACTCTATGAAGACCCTCTGAGCGTTGACAGCACCGATTCAGTTGAGTACCTCAGGGAGGTCTTTGAGTTTCATCTCCGGGCAACCCCTTACTGGAGGAGGATTTCCAACGAGCTGAATCCTGACCTCGATGAAATTTTCCAGGGCAGGCTTGAGGAGGTTTTTGAGAAGATTTTTAATTCTGGGCTGATCGTGGACGAAGATTACCTCAGACACAACTGGCTGGAGTTCGTACCCGAGGGCTATTCTGGCAGGATAAGGTTTTATCAGTCCTCCGGAACGACCAGGGAGAGGGCCATCGGGCACTGGGATAGGGAGTATCTCCTGGCAAGCCACCTGTATCTTAGGAAGGCCCTCGACGAGGTCTACGGCCTGAATGACCTTTACAACGATGCCCACCAGATGAGGGCAATAGCCCACGGCCCGTACGGATGGTTCCAGGAGGAGATAAGCGAGCTCGTATGGAGCTATGGAGGTGTCCTATACTTCATTGGTATGGAAACGGACGGCCTGAAGAAGGTTTATGAAACTCAGGGGCTGCAGGCAGTTCTGAAGATGTTAGGCCCCCTCGTAAGGTACACCACCCGCATTATGGAGAAAGACAAAATAAACACGGTGCGCTCGGCACCCCCTCTCATGGCGCTTTTCGAACCTTACAGCGACAGCATTGAGACTGCAATAATAAGCGGGGTGGGCATAAACCAGGCATTCTTTGAGACGCTCCGTGAAAAATTTGAAGGCACAAAGCTTATACCTCTTTATGGGTATTACTTATTTGGTGACCTGGTGGGTATACACATGAGGGAAGAGTTCTGGTACTACCCCAACTACCCCTTTACACTGGTATTCCCCATGAGGCGTGGGGAGGATGGATACCGGATAGTCAAGCGCCGCGAACGCGGACGGGTTGCAATAGTTATAGCCAGGCCTGAAGTTCTGGTCGTTAAATTCGAGGATGAAACGGCAGTCAGAACACCCCCACACGGACCGTTTAAATGGGATGGGTTTGGAGACCCCGAAAGGAAAGTGGGGTGAGATGTGTTGGATGGCATTCAGGTGATTGTGTTTGCTGAGGCCGCCATGGTTTTGATAGCCGACCTGATAGCGGCAGCGTGGATATTCCGCATATATCTCCACAACAAGAGGAGATCAGCCCTGGCCTTTTCTCTCGCCTGGGTGTTTGACTTCCTGGCAATTCTCTCGACGGTTCTCACGAACCCAACGTTTCAAATGATAGGTATGCTCCTTCTCCCCACGTTCTCGGGCCTTATCTTCTATGGTGCGGTGAAGTTCCTTGAGGAGGAGTCAATAACCGTCAGATACAGAACCCTCTCAATGCTCGCAGTGATGCCGGTTGCCTTTATGGTATACATGATTGGAGTGTACCTCTACACTGGAGACGCCCTGTGGTCAATAACCAGCGCCGCCACCCTCGGCATAACCGGAGTATTCGTCATCGCCGGCGGTCTCCTTCTTAAGGAAACCGAAGAGATATACAAAAGTGCCGTCAGATATCTCTACATTAGCATAATACTGTTCGGCATCCATCTAATCCCGGCGGCACTCTTCGGGAACACCGAGTGGTACAAGGCCATAGGCTTTACCCTGTCCACTGCCCTCATAATAGGAATGGTAGTGGCGATGGTAAAGCTCACTTCATCGGAGTTCTTCATGCCGCAGGAGGGCAGGACCGCACAGCCCATTGACCTCAAGCCGGGCGTGATGGTTGTTAACGGAAAGGAGTACCAGAAGCTCAGGGAGAAGCTCAAGGACAGGCCGGTCCTGGCCTTTGTCAGGGATGTTACCCAGGTTCCGGATGGGTGGCAGTACTATTTCGTGACGACCATACCCTTCCAGGGGCGGTTCAAGAACACCATAAACCCGACCAACCTCGCGAGGATGACCGAACTGGCGTACAAGTATCTGGAAGAATCCGCCAGGATGGGAGAGCAGGGCGTTATCGTAATCGACTGCCTTGAGTACCTGACGGTCTACAACTCCTGGGAGAGCCTCATGAAGTTCCTTTCGAAGCTCAGGGACTTTGTTATAGTTAACAAGGGTACACTGATACTCGTCATTGAGAAGGAGAGCCTTGAGAACAGGCTCTACGCCCAGCTCAGGAAGCTCATGGAGTGAGGACAGCTTTATATACTCCTCTTTTCTACCCACTACTGCCCCTGCGCGAGGACCCCGGGGAGAATGAACCGGGGGGCGATGCGGGGGCTACAGCTCGGCCTCAGCGAGGTCCCCGCGGGAGGGCCTTCCGCGTTACGGAGCGCAATGACCGTGGGAAACCCAGGCCGAGCACAGCTGAGGCCCGCCTGGGTTAACCCGCCCGAGTTCGCCGTGAGGCACCGATGGGGGCGGGGGTTACGGGCGGGCCATAGTCAGATTCTTCGTCGAAACATCAGCGGCCGTGCAGATGATGTGCCAAAAAGATTTATTAATGACATGTACAAGATTCACACGAGTGGTACCATGATAATCGCAGGAAGAAACAAGTGGGAGGTACTCCTCAAGTACTATCCCCCCTGGCAGGGTTACCCTCCCAGGAGGAGAAAGGAGAGGAAGACCACGGAGGTCATTGAGGTACTTGAGATGCTCGCAGATCCCCGCAGGCTTTGTGACATTCCCGAGGATGTCCGGGCCATACTGAAGTTTGTCCACCTCGAGTCTTTTCTCCAGGAGGCATAGCTAGTAGAGCACAACTTCCACGGTCTCCCCTTCTAGATGTCCTTCACTGTCCTCCGGAATGACTATGTAGCCGTTGCTCTCCACCAGCGAGCTTATTATACCACTGCCCTTCTTCCGGATCGGTCTAGCCTTTCCGTTCCCGTACCGGACCTTCACGAACTCGTGTCTCCCGAGCTGGCTTGGAACGCTCTCGGTGAGTTGGGCGTAAACCTTCACCTCGTAGTCTCTGGCCCCCACCAGCTTTGCCAGGGCGTGCTTGACGTAGAGGTGGAACTGGGCGAAGACGGCCGCGGGATAGCCGCTCATTATGAAGACCCTCTCGCCGTACCCTATTGGCCTTCCGGGCTTTATCGTCGTCCCGTGGAAGAGCAGCCTGACAAAGCGGTGGGCAAAATCCTTGTCGCCGAAGGCGGAGCCGCCTGTGACGAGAACGAGGTTGCATTCCTTCTTTGCCTTCTCTATCGCAGACCGAATGGCATCCTCCTCATCCGGGACAACGCCATAAAAAACCGGCTCTCCAAAGTACTCCCTGACCAGGCCGGTCAGCATGGCCGAGTTGCTCTCCATGATCTTTCCGGACATCAGCGCATCCTCGTCGAACTCCTCGATCAGCTCGTCGCCGGTTATTATTATCCCGACTCGGGGCTTCCTCTTGACATTCACCGTTTTAAAGCCGAGGCTCTTGAGGAGGGCGAGATCTTGAGGTCTCAGAATCTGGCCTTTTTTCAGAACGACCTCCCCCTTCCTGACGTCCTCTCCCGCGAAGGCCACGTTCTGGCCCGGGGCAACCGGCCTGAGAACCCTTATGACGTCTCCCTCACGCTCCACCATCTCCTGCATGATGACGGCATTCGCGCCCTCCGGCAGCTTTGCCCCAGTCATGAGCTTTACGGCGGTGCCGGACTCAACCGTGACCCCGCTCTCCTCCCCTGCCGTGATCTCATCCACAACCCTGAGCTCGACCGGGCTGTACTCCCTCGCAGGGAAGGTGTCCTCGGCGCGGAGAGCATAGCCGTCAACAGCGGACCTGTCAAAGGGCGGGCTGTCTATGGGAGAAGTCACGTCCTCCGCCAGAACCCTGCCGAGGGCCTCAGTCAGGGAGACTTCCTCCGCATCGGGGATCTCCCTTAGGTCGTCCATCATCATTCGAAACGCATCCCTGTAGGGGGTCAGTCTTTTGAACTCCCTCATCTCCGCTCCCCCGCGTGCTTCAGCACGTGACCTGCCTCGTTCAGAATTATTTTGACTCCGGTCTTTGCCGCTCCGAGGCTTCCGGGCAGGCAGAAGACCGCCATTACTCTCCCGGAGCTCCGGATTATCCCTGCGGTCGCCCTCGTCATGACCGCGGCCGTGCCTATCTCCTCGTAGCTCAGAAGCCTGAAAACCTCGCCGAAGCCGCTCAGCTCCTTGTCCAAAAGCGGCCTGACGCTCTCCACGGTGACATCTCTGGGCGCTATCCCCGTCCCACCGGAGGTCACGAGAACATCGGCGCCTGCTTTGAAGGCCTCGACGATTGCCCCGATTATCTCAATCTTCTCGTCGGGGACGACTGAGTAGTAAACCTTCTCATGCCCTGCCCTCTCCAGCTCCTCGATGAGAAACTTTCCGCTCTTGTCCTCCTTCTCTCCCCTGCTGGCGGTGTCGCTCACCGTTATGACCGCGAACTTGAACCTCTTTGGGGCCTTCCTCTTGTGCTCCACAACTCCCATGTTACCACCCGGGTAAAATATTCTCCTGCCTTAATAACCTTTCAGCAAATGAGAGCGTTTAACAGGAATGGTTATATTCTGAAAAGTCGAGGGAGAAGGCATGGAGCCCAACAACTTCATACGCCCCTTCGATGAGCCGATGCTGTCGCTGAGCAACGCGCCGCACAGGGGAGGACTGACGAGGGCAAACGGTTTCTTCTTCATGATGGTGCACAAGAACTACTCCGGCGATTATAGGAGGGACTGCCTCGCCTTCGAGCGGAAGAACGGTATTGAAAACTTCGTTGGCTTTATGACGGCCGCCGATGTGAGCAAAGTCCTCGCAACGTCAAGGGTCAATGGCGTTACGGCATACGTCACCGCTGGAATAACGAACCCCGCCATAGCCGGCGATGAGCCACCCCCGTGGAAGCCGGGAACAATAAACATCGCCCTCGTCATTGAGGAAGGCCTCACCCTTGGAGCGATGGTGAACGCGGTGATGACCGCAACGGAGGCGAAAACATACACCCTGCTGAGTCTCGGCTACAATGCCACCGGAACAACGAGCGACGGAATTGGGGTCTTTGCTTTCGAGGGAGAGATTGAATGGGCAGGAACTGCGACGGAGCTCGGGATGAGCATCGGAAAAGCCGTCAGGAGGGCCCTTAAGGAGAGCATTAAAAAGTGGAAAGGCATCAGGGATGATCCCCTGAGGCCTTCATCTCCATGAGCCTTCTGTAAAGCTCCTCGACCTTTTCCCTAACGTCTTCCGGAGAGAAGCCAGCCTTGAGGGCGAGCCACGTTGCTCCTCCCGCCCCGACGCCTTCCTTGACGTAGCCACGCTCGTAGTCTCTGAGGCCTTTGAATTCGCTCTTCGAGAAGTCTAGGTCAGCCGCATAGGTTGCTACCCCGATTTCCTTTGCCGTTTCGAGGAACGTGGCACTCCTATCTTTCACGACCCACCTGGTGGTTGCAATCATGAACCTGCTTAAGTCCTCACCGAGGGCCTTTAGAATGGCCGAGACCGCCAACATCTGAGTCCCGCCGGCCAGGACGACCTTCTTTCTGAACCCGAGGGAGACACCTATCACCGTCGCCATCATGGGGTCGCCGAACTGCCTCAGGGCCTCAAGGGGGCTGTTCTTCAACCCACCCCGTTCAATCCCGGCCCTTTTGAAGCCCTCCCCTATCACCTTCTCCTTAAGGCTCTGGGGGTTTTCAGGTGAGGCTGAGCTCGTCTTGGCATCGTAGCCGAGCGCCCACAGGACGGCCTGTGCGGTCGTGGTTCCCCCCGGTGTGGACTCGCCGATTACCAGTTCTTCAACGGGCGTTTTGTTCAGCTCCTCACCAAGGAGCCTGGCCCGTTTGAGTATGTCTTCGAACTCCGGCAGAGCGGGCCCCCTTCTGAAGTCCCTCCCGATGGAGTCGCTGATGTGTACGTGGGGGACGAGAGGTGCCAGATAGGTCCCACCCCTGACGACGAGGATGGGAAAGCCCGCGAGCTCTCTGGCGGCTTTTGTTATTATGGCCGGCGTCGGATGTCCCTCCGGGGTCACGGGTATTGCGTCGATTATCAGCGGCTTTTCGTGGAATAGGTATTCTGCATCCGCTGGGGGCGTCAGCTTCGTCAGTTCTGGCGTCGCCCCGGCGACACTTATTCCCGGGACGGTGCTTATCTCGGTGTTCCCCAATACCAGCAGGAAGAGGCTCTTCATCCTGACCACCGCTGGACTTTTTATCCAATACTTTATATGCCCTTCGGCCAACTCTGAACGGTGAGAGAATGGGAGAGGCGTTGATGATACTCGGAACTTCATCCGGAGCGGGCAAGTCCCTCCTGGCAACGGCCCTCTGCAGGATTTTCTCAAACCTCGGCTACGACGTGGTTCCATTCAAGAGCCAGAACATGAGCCTGAACTCCGCGCCGAGCATCGAAGGCGGTGAGATTAGCAGGGCGCAGTACCTGCAGGCGATAGCCTGCCGGAAGAAACCGAGCGTGAGGTTCAACCCGATCCTTCTCAAGCCAGAGGGGAATATGAGAAGCCAGGTTGTCTTTATGGGAAAACCGATTGGGAGCGTCTCCGCGAGGGACTACATGCTCTCAAGAAAGGAGGAGCTCTTCCGCAAGGCCATGGAAGTCCTCGACCACCTAAAACGGGAACATGACATTGTTATCATCGAGGGCGCCGGCAGTCCGGTGGAGATAAACCTCAGGGACTACGACATAGCCAACACGAGGGTTATGCTCCACGCGAAAGCGAAGGGAATTCTCGTCACCGACATAGACAGGGGCGGGAGCTTCGCGAGCATAGTGGGCACGATGGAGCTTCTAAAACCCGGGGAAAGGGAAGCGATAATTGGCTTCATCTTCAACAAGTTCCGTGGAGATAAATCTCTCCTTGAACCGGGCTTCGAATACCTTGAAAAGCGCTACGGAAGGCCAACCCTCGGCGTTATCCCCTACGTCGAGCACCGCCTTCCAGAGGAGGATTCCCTGACAGAGTTCCCGAAGGTGAAGGGCGACCTTCACATCCAAATTGTCAGGCTTCCCCACATAAGCAACTTCACGGACTTTGAGCCCCTCCACTGGGCGAACGGAGTCGATTACGTGACAAAACCCGAGGAAATAACGGGCGACCTCATCATAATCCCGGGAAGCAAGAACACAGTTGAGGATCTGCTCTGGATGCGCGAGAACGGGATTGAAGACGCCATACTGGAGGCCCATCGCGAAGGTTCGTTCATTGTGGGAATCTGCGGGGGCTTCCAGATGCTCGGGAGGGAGATAATAGACACCGTTGAATCAAAGCGCGGGAAGGTCAGGGGAATCGGTTTGCTTCCGGCCAAAACGGTCTTTGAAAAAACCAAGAGGACGAATCATCTCGGTGCGAGGGTACTCTGGGAACCCGCTAAGGGAATGGCGGTTGAGGGCTACGAGATAAGGATGGGCCGTTCCGTCTCGGATAAGCCGTTCTCCATCATCACTTCTGTTAATGGGGGCAAAACCTTCGAGCCTGAAGGGGCTGTTGGCGAGAGGGCCTTCGGAACCTACCTGCACGGCATCTTTCACAACTTCGCCTTCACCGAGAGGTTCCTCAACCTGATCAGGGCCGAGAAGGGACTTGAGCCGGTTTCGGTCGAGGGCTGGAGCATCGAGGAGGAGATAGAGAGGTTCGCCAGGCTCGTTGAGAAAAACCTCGACGTGGAGAGGGTTCTAGGGGAGCTGGGAATTTAGAAATAATCCTCCGGACTTTCAAGCTCCTTTGGTGGGTGTCTCCTCGCCCACCAGAGCTTCAGGCGGACGTAGAGGTAGAAGCCGAAGAAAAGGAACGCCAACACCACGAAGAGGCCGAGTGCGAAGAGCAGGAATCCGAAGAAGAGAAGGCCGCCCATTATAAGAATGCCTATGAAGAGCAGAACCCCGGACACCCTCTCCAGCCTCATCGCTCACCCACCAGATCCGCTATCCTCCTCGCAAGCTTTAACTCTTTTGGAGTATTCACGTTGAGCGCCAGCAGGGGGTTGTTCAGCTCAAAAAAACGCTCGCCTTCGGCCCCAACGGCGTTCAGGCCGACTACCGCGTAGCCCTTATAGATGACCGGGTTCAAGTCCTTTGGAACCAGCCCCAGCGGGAGGACGCCGGTCAGGCTCGTCCTTCCGTCGAAGGCCCTCCTGATCAGAGCAATGTCCGAGGCTTTCACGAAGGGCAGGTCAGCAGAAACGCTCACGAAGGGCCCGAACTCACGGAGGAGCCAGCCAACGTCCTCCACATATCCCCTTCCCGGCGTTTCCACGAAGGGAATTCCCTCACGCAGGCAGAGCTCCCTTGTCTTCGGCGTGCTTCGCGAGAGGGCCACGATGGTTTCTCCGGCCTTTTTCGCCTGCTCGTAAACCCTCAGGAGCATCGGTTTTCCGCCAACATTCAGGACGGGCTTTTCCCGGCCCATCCGGCTCGACCTTCCGCCGGCGAGGATGACTATCATGGTGGTTAATAGCGGATAAGGGTTAAAAGCCCTTACTCCCAACTGGGAGAGTATGAGATACACCCCGGTCATTGCCGTGATCATCATCTTAGTGGCCTCGGGATGCGTATTCAGGATTCCCTCACAGGGAACGCCATCGACTGCAACGCCGAGTGCGGGCTCGAACATGACCCAAAACACGCCCCTTGAGGACAGTCCCTCAGTGAGTATCATCCCCTCTTTTCAGGGCCGGGACAACGCTTCTCCCGCGGAGAAAGGGGCAGTGGCCCCCAAGGGGGACGGGGGATCAAACCTCTCGGTTGAGAGCTGGGCCTACTGGCTTCAGAACGCGAGTCCAGCGGCCATAGTGGAGAGCGGCTTTGACCTGATCGTCATGGACTACTCTAGGGATGGAAGCGAGGAAACAGCCTATACGCGCGAGGAGATTGAGGTGATTAAGGGGGCAGGGATTATCCCCATCGCCTACATCAGCATCGGCGAGGCGGAAGATTATCGCTTCTACTGGGACGAGGGCTGGGTGGAGAACCCGCCCGAGTGGCTGGGCCCCGAGAACCCCGAGTGGAGGGGCAACTACGCTGTCAGATACTGGGACGAGGAGTGGAAGCGGATTATCTTCGAGTACCTCGATAAGATCATCGCGCAGGGCTTTATGGGCGTCTACCTCGACAAGGTGGACGAGTACTGGTTCTGGGCGGAAAGGGGCTACAACGAGAGCTGGGCCGCGCAGGAGATGATAGAGTTCATACTGGAGATAGCGAACTACACCCGCTCGAAAGCCGGGGAGGGCTTCATGATCGTTCCGCAGAACGGGGAGGACCTGCTTGGATACGACGATGGGGCGCTTCTCAAGACCGTCTCAGGCTGGGCGAGTGAAGACGTATTCTACGACGGGTTCCATAGCAGCCCCTGGATGGAGGAAAAGCTCCCCTTTCTCGATAGGGTCGCGGAGGCTGGAAAGCTCGTTCTTGTAGTTGACTACATTGATGACGGCACTGGGAGCCCGGAGAACACAGACAGGATACGGGACTTCATCGAGAGGGCTCGGGGGAGGGGCTACATCCCGTATGCGGCCTTGGAAGACAGGGCGCTTGACAGGCTCGTCGTTATTCCAGGACTTCAGCCCCCAAGATAAGCCCCGGCAAAGGCCAGAACGAGCAACGTCCCGGCCCGCGTGATTTCGGCCACAGCCCCAAGGCAGTCACCGTTTATCCCTCCAAAATTGTCGAGGGAGAGCTTGATGACGTAGATTCCG contains:
- a CDS encoding cobyric acid synthase; the encoded protein is MGEALMILGTSSGAGKSLLATALCRIFSNLGYDVVPFKSQNMSLNSAPSIEGGEISRAQYLQAIACRKKPSVRFNPILLKPEGNMRSQVVFMGKPIGSVSARDYMLSRKEELFRKAMEVLDHLKREHDIVIIEGAGSPVEINLRDYDIANTRVMLHAKAKGILVTDIDRGGSFASIVGTMELLKPGEREAIIGFIFNKFRGDKSLLEPGFEYLEKRYGRPTLGVIPYVEHRLPEEDSLTEFPKVKGDLHIQIVRLPHISNFTDFEPLHWANGVDYVTKPEEITGDLIIIPGSKNTVEDLLWMRENGIEDAILEAHREGSFIVGICGGFQMLGREIIDTVESKRGKVRGIGLLPAKTVFEKTKRTNHLGARVLWEPAKGMAVEGYEIRMGRSVSDKPFSIITSVNGGKTFEPEGAVGERAFGTYLHGIFHNFAFTERFLNLIRAEKGLEPVSVEGWSIEEEIERFARLVEKNLDVERVLGELGI
- a CDS encoding NTP transferase domain-containing protein; its protein translation is MIVILAGGRSSRMGREKPVLNVGGKPMLLRVYEQAKKAGETIVALSRSTPKTRELCLREGIPFVETPGRGYVEDVGWLLREFGPFVSVSADLPFVKASDIALIRRAFDGRTSLTGVLPLGLVPKDLNPVIYKGYAVVGLNAVGAEGERFFELNNPLLALNVNTPKELKLARRIADLVGER
- the glp gene encoding gephyrin-like molybdotransferase Glp, with amino-acid sequence MREFKRLTPYRDAFRMMMDDLREIPDAEEVSLTEALGRVLAEDVTSPIDSPPFDRSAVDGYALRAEDTFPAREYSPVELRVVDEITAGEESGVTVESGTAVKLMTGAKLPEGANAVIMQEMVEREGDVIRVLRPVAPGQNVAFAGEDVRKGEVVLKKGQILRPQDLALLKSLGFKTVNVKRKPRVGIIITGDELIEEFDEDALMSGKIMESNSAMLTGLVREYFGEPVFYGVVPDEEDAIRSAIEKAKKECNLVLVTGGSAFGDKDFAHRFVRLLFHGTTIKPGRPIGYGERVFIMSGYPAAVFAQFHLYVKHALAKLVGARDYEVKVYAQLTESVPSQLGRHEFVKVRYGNGKARPIRKKGSGIISSLVESNGYIVIPEDSEGHLEGETVEVVLY
- the cobT gene encoding nicotinate mononucleotide-dependent phosphoribosyltransferase CobT — its product is MKSLFLLVLGNTEISTVPGISVAGATPELTKLTPPADAEYLFHEKPLIIDAIPVTPEGHPTPAIITKAARELAGFPILVVRGGTYLAPLVPHVHISDSIGRDFRRGPALPEFEDILKRARLLGEELNKTPVEELVIGESTPGGTTTAQAVLWALGYDAKTSSASPENPQSLKEKVIGEGFKRAGIERGGLKNSPLEALRQFGDPMMATVIGVSLGFRKKVVLAGGTQMLAVSAILKALGEDLSRFMIATTRWVVKDRSATFLETAKEIGVATYAADLDFSKSEFKGLRDYERGYVKEGVGAGGATWLALKAGFSPEDVREKVEELYRRLMEMKASGDHP
- a CDS encoding DUF835 domain-containing protein; translation: MLDGIQVIVFAEAAMVLIADLIAAAWIFRIYLHNKRRSALAFSLAWVFDFLAILSTVLTNPTFQMIGMLLLPTFSGLIFYGAVKFLEEESITVRYRTLSMLAVMPVAFMVYMIGVYLYTGDALWSITSAATLGITGVFVIAGGLLLKETEEIYKSAVRYLYISIILFGIHLIPAALFGNTEWYKAIGFTLSTALIIGMVVAMVKLTSSEFFMPQEGRTAQPIDLKPGVMVVNGKEYQKLREKLKDRPVLAFVRDVTQVPDGWQYYFVTTIPFQGRFKNTINPTNLARMTELAYKYLEESARMGEQGVIVIDCLEYLTVYNSWESLMKFLSKLRDFVIVNKGTLILVIEKESLENRLYAQLRKLME
- a CDS encoding AMP-binding protein: MTLIVGRTDKEGIEDFRYTLSKSLETTRFWQEKFSGVDPDGITPNDLADLTDRVTITPHDLYDVGRVWPDYIQRAQVFHTVMRTSGTTGKPKRIAYTRDDRFRTARQVEPWIREYMDKGDRIASFFPPLPSSSGMFAFGSFEALNAKSAYYQIPIQYLLDKEMLLKELNYIKPTALFCLTATAYNLGLVLPESIKKDIQTIVVGGETLTPELARATLELFENAVIIDNFGSTEDAITGYRVITRKKATKFNFEESIVILKDNGDGYDDYKRIYITKVMREGELTGLPLFNYDIGDLARIENGEVRNIIRIKDVVTLAGAKLHIDQVMEIVYDHPALVDFVIIYHPLSPENPRPKAIIRVAYSGEKPAGIEDEVRELIYEANNPVRYEVEESKQAELIIEAVPLEKLRADLPKRLGKTKRIYIVGKDL
- a CDS encoding adenosylcobinamide amidohydrolase; this translates as MEPNNFIRPFDEPMLSLSNAPHRGGLTRANGFFFMMVHKNYSGDYRRDCLAFERKNGIENFVGFMTAADVSKVLATSRVNGVTAYVTAGITNPAIAGDEPPPWKPGTINIALVIEEGLTLGAMVNAVMTATEAKTYTLLSLGYNATGTTSDGIGVFAFEGEIEWAGTATELGMSIGKAVRRALKESIKKWKGIRDDPLRPSSP
- a CDS encoding MJ1477/TM1410 family putative glycoside hydrolase, with protein sequence MRYTPVIAVIIILVASGCVFRIPSQGTPSTATPSAGSNMTQNTPLEDSPSVSIIPSFQGRDNASPAEKGAVAPKGDGGSNLSVESWAYWLQNASPAAIVESGFDLIVMDYSRDGSEETAYTREEIEVIKGAGIIPIAYISIGEAEDYRFYWDEGWVENPPEWLGPENPEWRGNYAVRYWDEEWKRIIFEYLDKIIAQGFMGVYLDKVDEYWFWAERGYNESWAAQEMIEFILEIANYTRSKAGEGFMIVPQNGEDLLGYDDGALLKTVSGWASEDVFYDGFHSSPWMEEKLPFLDRVAEAGKLVLVVDYIDDGTGSPENTDRIRDFIERARGRGYIPYAALEDRALDRLVVIPGLQPPR
- a CDS encoding molybdenum cofactor biosynthesis protein B — its product is MGVVEHKRKAPKRFKFAVITVSDTASRGEKEDKSGKFLIEELERAGHEKVYYSVVPDEKIEIIGAIVEAFKAGADVLVTSGGTGIAPRDVTVESVRPLLDKELSGFGEVFRLLSYEEIGTAAVMTRATAGIIRSSGRVMAVFCLPGSLGAAKTGVKIILNEAGHVLKHAGERR